Below is a genomic region from Oncorhynchus gorbuscha isolate QuinsamMale2020 ecotype Even-year unplaced genomic scaffold, OgorEven_v1.0 Un_scaffold_3589, whole genome shotgun sequence.
gtgaaggagagagagtgtggtggagagagagagagagtgagtgtgtggtgagtgtggtgagtgagtgagtgagtggtgagtggtgagtgtgtggtgagtgagtgagtgagtgagtgagtgagtgagtgagtgaaggagagaaggagagagagagagagtgtggtgagtgtgtgagtgagtgaaggagagagagtggtggtgagtgagtggtggtggtgagtggtggtggtgagtgagtgaaggtggtgagtgagtggtgaggtgagtgagagagaaggagagtgagtgagtgagtgagtgaggtgagagaaggagagagagagagagagtgtgtgagtggtggtggtggtggtgagtggaaGGAgtgagagtggtgagagagagagagagtgagtgtgtggtgagtgtgtggtgagtgaaggagagaggagagagagagagagagtggtggtgagtgagtgagtgagtgaggagagagagagagtgagtgagtgagtgagtgagtgagtgtgtggtgagtgagtggtgagtggtgagtgagtggtgagtggtgagtggtgagtgagtgagtgaggagagagagagagagtgagtggtgagtgagtggtggtggtggtggtggtggtggtgagtggtgagtgaagtgagagaaggagagtgagtggtggtgagtggtggtggtggtggtggtggtggtggtggtgagtggtgagtgaaggagtgagtgagtggtgagtgaggtggtgagtggtgagtggtggtggtggtggtggtggtggtgagtggtggtgagtggtggtggtggtggtggtgagtgaaggagtgagtggtggtgagtggagtggtggtggtgagtgagtgagtggtgagtgagtgagtgagtggtgagtgagtgagtgagtgagtgagtgagtaaagaAATAAAGGAGAGAACAATGAATGAAGTAAGGAATGAACAATTCATGAGTCAGAATCCTTCTGAGAGATTCACCCTGTAGTCCTTCGTATTCCCCTTGGTTTGGTGAACAGAAGGTCACTGTAGGAAGTCTTTTAAACTTGTCTCTCCCAACAGCCACGTAAAACTGTCCACTCTCCAAGTCCTTTCCCTCGTTCACATGATTTCCATCAAAGGTGTAAAGGCTGgaaaaaaaaagaagagaaaacTCACACATCACCTGTCATTtaggaaaaagaagaagaagagcgtTATAAACCAGATCTAATGTTACGTTGACAATAAATCTCacagggccagtttcccagacacagattaagcctaatcCTGAACCACAACATAAAATGTATTTGATAGGAGAATCCCCATTCAGTATGATTTTCAGTCCTGGACTAGGTTTAAATCTGTGTCTGGAAACTGCGCCCTCAAAAAATTGATGAAACAGATTAATAATTGACTTAAAACAACATCTATTTAAGTGAAACCAATGGCGTTTTGGTACCTTCGTACACACCCCAGGATTCTCAAACCCATTTTGTCAGTGATCATCTCCAGAACCCTGTCGTATTGGTCCAGTATCCGTTGGGGTATCAGCAGTCTTAATGCTGGGGTCAACACATCACCATTCGCTACCACGCTGTCAGGAGAATCAGAGAACTTCACAGTCAGAACACGTAAACATTCTCACTACGACTGTCGTACCTGGCTGGCTCACTTGAGCTATTTCAAGATGaatactctggataagagcttctgctaaatgactgcaaaatgtcaaaatgtcattataaactgggtggtttcgaaccctgaatgctgattggctgacagctgtggtataccAGACCGTATACCAACGGGTATGACAAAAACATTttcactgctctaattacgttggtaaccagggttagggtttataatagcagtaaggctttgtggtatattggccatataccacaccccctcgaaCCTTATTGGTTAATTATAACACAATTAATATCAGGCACCAGTTCAGATCCATATCAATCACAAACAACTGTGATGATGTAGTAGGGTCTACCTGTATAGTAACACAACACACGGACACATTTACACAGGGACAAATGCAAGTTGAACTTACAAAATCGAACAGGGCTCTTTGATGGGTTTCAGGAATCTTGCTGATACAATGATTCGACTCTGGGGCACCGGTTTAGCCTGTGGATAAGGCTAAAAGTAGACGAGagatttatttaacttggcaagtcagttaagaactaattcttattcacaatgacggcctaccagggaacagtgggttaactgcctgtttggGAAGAGTCCTAAACCCAGTTAACAGTCCATCCTAGCCCTACTTCCTCTTCAGTGCGGCAGAGAGACCCACAGCAGGCTGTTTGGGCAGAGTCCTAAACCCAGTTAACAGTCCATCCAGCCCTACTTCCTCTTCAGTGCGGCAGGCTGTTTGGTCACAGCCAGGGTTCTGAGTGTTGTTTGAGAGCCTCTTTAATTGAACCAATCAGAGGAACATGACAGTGGTGAGTGTGGCTCTCATAAATAGACTGGCCTTTTAAACCTCCACTAGTCACGATTATAACAGAAATCATGCagtgcctgtgtcccaaatgacactctattccctatagagtgcccTACCTTTTGGCCAGAGcactatggtccctggtcaaacgTGGTGCACTTCCATAGGATTGCAAGTGCCATTTTTGGAACACAGCCTGTGTGCTTGTGGCTGCTCCTCTGCCAATAAACTGATTGTAAATAAAAAGCCCTTAGCGCTGGACAAGGAGGTTACGGACCTCTCGGTGTGTGGGGAGAGATCTGACCACGAGGCACTCTGCGGCGGACGACAATGCTTGATTAAAGATGCTATTCCAGGTTTAAATCTGTATTGGAGGAGGTTGATAATCATCACTACATTAGTCATTCATAGTCACCGATCTGCCAACAAAGTGATTGTTCACAAACCACAAAAAAGGAGGTGACCAAACACTGGTATATTCGCCTCTCACTTAGCTGATCTTTCTCAAACAGCACTGAACACATTCACATGCACGCCAATATCCTGTTATTATTCAGGTTACCACGGTTACATGCACGCCAATATCCTGTTATTATTCAGGTTACCACGGTGACATGCACGCCAATATCCTGTTATTATTCAGGTTACCACGGTGACATGCACGCCAATATCCTGTTATTATTCAGGTTACCACGGTGACATGCACACCAATATCCTGTTATTATTCAGGTTACAATGTTTACAGCCATATCCtgtaatttctgacatttgttATTATTCAGGTTACAATGTTTACAGCCATATATTTCtgtaatttctgacatttggtcgGCCATAttgtaatttctgacatttggtcgCCCATAttgtaatttctgacatttggtcgGCCATAttgtaatttctgacatttggtcgGCCATAttgtaatttctgacatttggtcgGCCATAttgtaatttctgacatttggtcgGCCATAttgtaatttctgacatttggtcgGCCATATTGTAATTTCTAACATTTGGTCGGCCATAttgtaatttctgacatttggtcgGCCATATTGTAATTTCCAACATTTGGTCGGCCATATTGTAATTTCTAACATTTGGTCGGCCATATTGTATTTTGACATTTGGTCGGCCATTTGTTTGTCAACTATAGTTAAGATACATGCAGCTTCTGTTCTGTTAGAAAACTAAATAAAGTAGTGATGACCAGAATAATATCTTACATCGATAGAACGAATGCATTAGTAATGTAGTTAACACCGGTAGAGTTGTCTGTTTGGTTTTAGGGACCGGGAGAAACTGCATTAGTAATGTAGTTAACACCGGTAGAGTTGTCTGTTTGGttttagggaccggggagaaacTGCATTAGTAATCTAGTTAACACCGGTAGAGTTGTCTGTTTGGttttagggaccggggagaaacTGCATTAGTAATCTAGTTAACACCGGTAGAGTTGTCTGTTTGGttttagggaccggggagaaacTGCATTAGTAATCTAGTTAACACCGGTAGAGTTGTCTGTTTGGttttagggaccggggagaaacTGCATTAGTAATCTAGTTAACACCGGTAGAGTTGTCTGTTTGGttttagggaccggggagaaaatgCATTAGTAATGTAGTTAACACCGGTAGAGTTGTCTGTTTGGttttagggaccggggagaaacTGCATTAGTAATCTAGTTAACACCGGTAGAGTTGTCTGTTTGGttttagggaccggggagaaacTGCATTAGTAATGTAGTTAACACCGGTAGAGTTGTCTGTTTGGttttagggaccggggagaaacTGCATTAGTAATGTAGTTAACACCGGTAGAGTTGTCTGTTTGGttttagggaccggggagaaacTGCATTAGTAATGTAGTTAACACCGGTAGAGTTGTCTGTTTGGttttagggaccggggagaaacTCAATTAATTTCTGATAAGACTTCAGTTCGtcttggatgcatattttatgtggttgaaataatgtctgcttctcaaacaggcacccagagaccagggcttctcaaacaggcacccagagaccagggcttctcaaacaggcacccagagaccagggcttctcaaacaggcacccagagaccagggcttctcaaacaggcacccagagaccagggcttctcaaacaggcacccagagaccagggcttctcaaacaggcacccagagaccagggcttctcaaacaggcacccagagaccagggcttctcaaacaggcacccagagaccagggcttctcaaacaggcacccagagaccagggcttctcaaacaggcacccagagaccagggcttctcaaacaggcacccagagaccagggcttctccagggcttctcaaacaggcacccagagaccagggcttctcaaacaggcacccagagaccagggcttctcaaacaggcacccagggaggaccagggcttctcaaacaggcacccagagaccagggcttctcaaacaggcacccagagaccagggcttctcaaacaggcacccagagaccagggcttctcaaacaggcacccagagaccagggcttctcaaacaggcacccagagaccagggcttctcaaacaggcacccagagaccagggcttctcaaacaggcacccagagaccagggcttctcaaacaggcacccagagaccagggcttctcaaacaggcacccagagaccagggcttctcaaacaggcacccagagacagagttcatctcagcctatgcctccctccagtccctcgacttcttggcactgacggaaacatggatcaccacagacaacactgctactcctactgctctctcttcgtccgcccacgtgttctcgcacaccccgagagcttctggtcagcggggtggtggcaccgggatcctcatct
It encodes:
- the LOC124027940 gene encoding doublecortin domain-containing protein 2-like; protein product: MNSEKPRFLSQPVVKNIFVYRNGDPFYEARRLVVNQKRVSNFDTFLRDVTGGVQAPFGAVRNIYTPRMGHRVACLDHLQSGEQYVAAGREKFKKLDYSQIGSKKKRMLLTSSGQPYPQAKPVPQSRIIVSARFLKPIKEPCSIFVVANGDVLTPALRLLIPQRILDQYDRVLEMITDKMGLRILGLYTFDGNHVNEGKDLESGQFYVAVGRDKFKRLPTVTFCSPNQGEYEGLQ